One Pecten maximus chromosome 16, xPecMax1.1, whole genome shotgun sequence DNA window includes the following coding sequences:
- the LOC117345355 gene encoding uncharacterized protein LOC117345355, with translation MIMDKMAFLWFWSSLSTSAFVFSDGRTIPFGSSVFLDKFRSRRSLLGSVEPVLLPLSMIDNGLVIYQTDEIEKLVSNSRSYGTECPGSYEQLPENAPLYARSNCPWFYVRSKHDPNRFPASLPEAVSKCRSQCLGLPNDIVDDFACDYVFSNVTVLVREYHNNIPRYIETIQHIPVGSTCVRRTETT, from the coding sequence GACAAGATGGCATTTCTTTGGTTTTGGAGTTCCCTTTCAACATCTGCTTTCGTATTTTCCGACGGAAGAACAATACCTTTTGGATCATCGGTATTTTTAGACAAATTTCGTTCCCGACGCAGCTTACTAGGCAGTGTAGAACCAGTATTGTTACCACTATCAATGATTGATAATGGTTTAGTGATATACCAAACTGATGAAATTGAAAAGCTTGTCAGCAACAGTAGATCATATGGAACAGAATGCCCAGGAAGTTATGAACAACTTCCAGAGAACGCACCGCTTTATGCTAGGTCAAATTGTCCTTGGTTTTATGTGCGCAGCAAACATGATCCTAACAGATTCCCTGCGTCACTTCCGGAGGCCGTCAGTAAATGTAGAAGTCAATGTCTGGGACTACCTAACGATATCGTAGACGATTTTGCTTGTGACTACGTCTTCAGTAACGTGACAGTGTTAGTCAGAGAATACCACAACAATATCCCACGCTATATCGAAACTATTCAACATATTCCCGTTGGATCAACATGCGTGAGAAGAACAGAGACGACATGA